From the Bacillus tuaregi genome, one window contains:
- a CDS encoding HNH endonuclease yields MNRYEWVRKDEKAARCELCGRHGVETTVHHLLPKEMGGTFGDTALLCIPCHKQIHALYSNTEIAARLSTLQELRNDEKISSFIKWLRRQPPTKIMKIKKSKERRKKR; encoded by the coding sequence TTGAATCGATATGAATGGGTTAGAAAAGATGAAAAGGCGGCTAGATGTGAGTTATGCGGTCGTCATGGCGTAGAAACAACCGTCCACCATTTACTGCCAAAAGAAATGGGCGGTACCTTTGGTGATACAGCTCTGCTATGCATACCCTGTCATAAGCAGATTCATGCCTTATACAGTAATACTGAAATAGCAGCTAGGCTTTCAACATTACAGGAACTAAGAAATGATGAAAAAATATCCTCGTTTATCAAGTGGCTCCGGAGGCAACCTCCAACGAAAATAATGAAAATAAAAAAATCTAAAGAACGCAGGAAAAAGAGATAA
- a CDS encoding GlsB/YeaQ/YmgE family stress response membrane protein encodes MMIGYVAEKLVPFDMPGGFFGSILAGFIGAWIGHGLLGTWGPAIAGFYLIPALIGAVIIVVVAGLIAKLF; translated from the coding sequence ATGATGATTGGTTATGTTGCGGAAAAGCTTGTACCTTTTGATATGCCAGGAGGTTTTTTTGGGTCAATTCTTGCTGGATTTATAGGAGCTTGGATTGGTCATGGATTATTAGGTACATGGGGGCCTGCTATTGCCGGCTTTTATTTAATTCCTGCACTCATTGGTGCCGTAATAATTGTTGTTGTAGCAGGACTAATAGCTAAGTTGTTTTAA